In Trifolium pratense cultivar HEN17-A07 linkage group LG7, ARS_RC_1.1, whole genome shotgun sequence, a genomic segment contains:
- the LOC123899637 gene encoding uncharacterized protein LOC123899637 isoform X6 — MVIPIMKTLVTLTQLDLQQFERITSANAGAISIKWTTSHVILQNSFKCILFQFTFMLFFPNFSIILHFQLPHSMLVFLTLEFLELLFQLIGNAIIYSCTYPLHIWIVVDYTVVFVFRLLMFVDNGFAARMVNHLQLPEEEQKWGFLIWLLFSYYGLLCIACMSVGMESFWLNPLQRLTRRQAHPVRSQQGIPVSEYGVTE, encoded by the exons ATGGTTATTCCAATCATGAAAACATTGGTCACCTTAACCCAGTTAGACTTACAG CAATTTGAGAGGATCACTTCTGCCAATGCTGGAGCCATTAGTATCAAGTGGACCACTTCTCATGTTATACTCCAAAATTCCTTCAAGTGTATCCTTTTTCAATTCACCTTCATGCTTTTTTTCCCtaatttttctatcattttgcATTTTCAATTGCCACATAGTATGCTTGTATTCTTGACACTTGAATTCTTAGAGTTATTGTTTCAATTAATTGGAAACGCTATCATATATTCTTGTACATACCCATTGCACATATGGATTGTG GTGGACTATACTGTCGTGTTTGTTTTTCGGCTCTTGATGTTTGTCGATAATGGGTTTGCTGCAAGAATGG TTAATCATCTGCAGCTGCCTGAAGAGGAGCAGAAATGGGGATTTCTTATCTGGTTACTTTTTAGCTACTATGGACTTCTTTGCATTGCTTGCATGTCAGTGGGGATG GAATCATTTTGGCTTAACCCCTTGCAGCGGTTGACTCGACGACAAGCACACCCAGTGCGTTCCCAACAGGGTATCCCTGTGTCTGAATATGGG GTAACCGAATAA
- the LOC123899637 gene encoding uncharacterized protein LOC123899637 isoform X7 — MVIPIMKTLVTLTQLDLQQFERITSANAGAISIKWTTSHVILQNSFKCILFQFTFMLFFPNFSIILHFQLPHSMLVFLTLEFLELLFQLIGNAIIYSCTYPLHIWIVVDYTVVFVFRLLMFVDNGFAARMVNHLQLPEEEQKWGFLIWLLFSYYGLLCIACILLQESFWLNPLQRLTRRQAHPVRSQQGIPVSEYGVTE, encoded by the exons ATGGTTATTCCAATCATGAAAACATTGGTCACCTTAACCCAGTTAGACTTACAG CAATTTGAGAGGATCACTTCTGCCAATGCTGGAGCCATTAGTATCAAGTGGACCACTTCTCATGTTATACTCCAAAATTCCTTCAAGTGTATCCTTTTTCAATTCACCTTCATGCTTTTTTTCCCtaatttttctatcattttgcATTTTCAATTGCCACATAGTATGCTTGTATTCTTGACACTTGAATTCTTAGAGTTATTGTTTCAATTAATTGGAAACGCTATCATATATTCTTGTACATACCCATTGCACATATGGATTGTG GTGGACTATACTGTCGTGTTTGTTTTTCGGCTCTTGATGTTTGTCGATAATGGGTTTGCTGCAAGAATGG TTAATCATCTGCAGCTGCCTGAAGAGGAGCAGAAATGGGGATTTCTTATCTGGTTACTTTTTAGCTACTATGGACTTCTTTGCATTGCTTGCAT ATTGTTGCAGGAATCATTTTGGCTTAACCCCTTGCAGCGGTTGACTCGACGACAAGCACACCCAGTGCGTTCCCAACAGGGTATCCCTGTGTCTGAATATGGG GTAACCGAATAA
- the LOC123899637 gene encoding uncharacterized protein LOC123899637 isoform X4: protein MVIPIMKTLVTLTQLDLQQFERITSANAGAISIKWTTSHVILQNSFKCILFQFTFMLFFPNFSIILHFQLPHSMLVFLTLEFLELLFQLIGNAIIYSCTYPLHIWIVVDYTVVFVFRLLMFVDNGFAARMVNHLQLPEEEQKWGFLIWLLFSYYGLLCIACMSVGMESFWLNPLQRLTRRQAHPVRSQQGIPVSEYGDKLDEVKDEWTKYMVTNVIPMGSWIM, encoded by the exons ATGGTTATTCCAATCATGAAAACATTGGTCACCTTAACCCAGTTAGACTTACAG CAATTTGAGAGGATCACTTCTGCCAATGCTGGAGCCATTAGTATCAAGTGGACCACTTCTCATGTTATACTCCAAAATTCCTTCAAGTGTATCCTTTTTCAATTCACCTTCATGCTTTTTTTCCCtaatttttctatcattttgcATTTTCAATTGCCACATAGTATGCTTGTATTCTTGACACTTGAATTCTTAGAGTTATTGTTTCAATTAATTGGAAACGCTATCATATATTCTTGTACATACCCATTGCACATATGGATTGTG GTGGACTATACTGTCGTGTTTGTTTTTCGGCTCTTGATGTTTGTCGATAATGGGTTTGCTGCAAGAATGG TTAATCATCTGCAGCTGCCTGAAGAGGAGCAGAAATGGGGATTTCTTATCTGGTTACTTTTTAGCTACTATGGACTTCTTTGCATTGCTTGCATGTCAGTGGGGATG GAATCATTTTGGCTTAACCCCTTGCAGCGGTTGACTCGACGACAAGCACACCCAGTGCGTTCCCAACAGGGTATCCCTGTGTCTGAATATGGG GATAAGTTAGATGAAGTGAAGGACGAATGGACGAAATATATGGTCACAAATGTTATCCCCATGGGAAGTTGGATAAT GTAA
- the LOC123899637 gene encoding uncharacterized protein LOC123899637 isoform X1, whose amino-acid sequence MVIPIMKTLVTLTQLDLQQFERITSANAGAISIKWTTSHVILQNSFKCILFQFTFMLFFPNFSIILHFQLPHSMLVFLTLEFLELLFQLIGNAIIYSCTYPLHIWIVVDYTVVFVFRLLMFVDNGFAARMVNHLQLPEEEQKWGFLIWLLFSYYGLLCIACMSVGMESFWLNPLQRLTRRQAHPVRSQQGIPVSEYGYFDEYKCGAYSKDKLDEVKDEWTKYMVTNVIPMGSWIM is encoded by the exons ATGGTTATTCCAATCATGAAAACATTGGTCACCTTAACCCAGTTAGACTTACAG CAATTTGAGAGGATCACTTCTGCCAATGCTGGAGCCATTAGTATCAAGTGGACCACTTCTCATGTTATACTCCAAAATTCCTTCAAGTGTATCCTTTTTCAATTCACCTTCATGCTTTTTTTCCCtaatttttctatcattttgcATTTTCAATTGCCACATAGTATGCTTGTATTCTTGACACTTGAATTCTTAGAGTTATTGTTTCAATTAATTGGAAACGCTATCATATATTCTTGTACATACCCATTGCACATATGGATTGTG GTGGACTATACTGTCGTGTTTGTTTTTCGGCTCTTGATGTTTGTCGATAATGGGTTTGCTGCAAGAATGG TTAATCATCTGCAGCTGCCTGAAGAGGAGCAGAAATGGGGATTTCTTATCTGGTTACTTTTTAGCTACTATGGACTTCTTTGCATTGCTTGCATGTCAGTGGGGATG GAATCATTTTGGCTTAACCCCTTGCAGCGGTTGACTCGACGACAAGCACACCCAGTGCGTTCCCAACAGGGTATCCCTGTGTCTGAATATGGG TATTTTGATGAATACAAATGTGGTGCATACTCTAAGGATAAGTTAGATGAAGTGAAGGACGAATGGACGAAATATATGGTCACAAATGTTATCCCCATGGGAAGTTGGATAAT GTAA
- the LOC123899637 gene encoding E3 ubiquitin-protein ligase SIS3-like isoform X8, which translates to MLFFPNFSIILHFQLPHSMLVFLTLEFLELLFQLIGNAIIYSCTYPLHIWIVVDYTVVFVFRLLMFVDNGFAARMVNHLQLPEEEQKWGFLIWLLFSYYGLLCIACMSVGMESFWLNPLQRLTRRQAHPVRSQQGIPVSEYGYFDEYKCGAYSKDKLDEVKDEWTKYMVTNVIPMGSWIM; encoded by the exons ATGCTTTTTTTCCCtaatttttctatcattttgcATTTTCAATTGCCACATAGTATGCTTGTATTCTTGACACTTGAATTCTTAGAGTTATTGTTTCAATTAATTGGAAACGCTATCATATATTCTTGTACATACCCATTGCACATATGGATTGTG GTGGACTATACTGTCGTGTTTGTTTTTCGGCTCTTGATGTTTGTCGATAATGGGTTTGCTGCAAGAATGG TTAATCATCTGCAGCTGCCTGAAGAGGAGCAGAAATGGGGATTTCTTATCTGGTTACTTTTTAGCTACTATGGACTTCTTTGCATTGCTTGCATGTCAGTGGGGATG GAATCATTTTGGCTTAACCCCTTGCAGCGGTTGACTCGACGACAAGCACACCCAGTGCGTTCCCAACAGGGTATCCCTGTGTCTGAATATGGG TATTTTGATGAATACAAATGTGGTGCATACTCTAAGGATAAGTTAGATGAAGTGAAGGACGAATGGACGAAATATATGGTCACAAATGTTATCCCCATGGGAAGTTGGATAAT GTAA
- the LOC123899637 gene encoding uncharacterized protein LOC123899637 isoform X5, whose translation MVIPIMKTLVTLTQLDLQQFERITSANAGAISIKWTTSHVILQNSFKCILFQFTFMLFFPNFSIILHFQLPHSMLVFLTLEFLELLFQLIGNAIIYSCTYPLHIWIVVDYTVVFVFRLLMFVDNGFAARMVNHLQLPEEEQKWGFLIWLLFSYYGLLCIACILLQESFWLNPLQRLTRRQAHPVRSQQGIPVSEYGDKLDEVKDEWTKYMVTNVIPMGSWIM comes from the exons ATGGTTATTCCAATCATGAAAACATTGGTCACCTTAACCCAGTTAGACTTACAG CAATTTGAGAGGATCACTTCTGCCAATGCTGGAGCCATTAGTATCAAGTGGACCACTTCTCATGTTATACTCCAAAATTCCTTCAAGTGTATCCTTTTTCAATTCACCTTCATGCTTTTTTTCCCtaatttttctatcattttgcATTTTCAATTGCCACATAGTATGCTTGTATTCTTGACACTTGAATTCTTAGAGTTATTGTTTCAATTAATTGGAAACGCTATCATATATTCTTGTACATACCCATTGCACATATGGATTGTG GTGGACTATACTGTCGTGTTTGTTTTTCGGCTCTTGATGTTTGTCGATAATGGGTTTGCTGCAAGAATGG TTAATCATCTGCAGCTGCCTGAAGAGGAGCAGAAATGGGGATTTCTTATCTGGTTACTTTTTAGCTACTATGGACTTCTTTGCATTGCTTGCAT ATTGTTGCAGGAATCATTTTGGCTTAACCCCTTGCAGCGGTTGACTCGACGACAAGCACACCCAGTGCGTTCCCAACAGGGTATCCCTGTGTCTGAATATGGG GATAAGTTAGATGAAGTGAAGGACGAATGGACGAAATATATGGTCACAAATGTTATCCCCATGGGAAGTTGGATAAT GTAA
- the LOC123899637 gene encoding uncharacterized protein LOC123899637 isoform X2, with protein MVIPIMKTLVTLTQLDLQQFERITSANAGAISIKWTTSHVILQNSFKCILFQFTFMLFFPNFSIILHFQLPHSMLVFLTLEFLELLFQLIGNAIIYSCTYPLHIWIVVDYTVVFVFRLLMFVDNGFAARMVNHLQLPEEEQKWGFLIWLLFSYYGLLCIACILLQESFWLNPLQRLTRRQAHPVRSQQGIPVSEYGYFDEYKCGAYSKDKLDEVKDEWTKYMVTNVIPMGSWIM; from the exons ATGGTTATTCCAATCATGAAAACATTGGTCACCTTAACCCAGTTAGACTTACAG CAATTTGAGAGGATCACTTCTGCCAATGCTGGAGCCATTAGTATCAAGTGGACCACTTCTCATGTTATACTCCAAAATTCCTTCAAGTGTATCCTTTTTCAATTCACCTTCATGCTTTTTTTCCCtaatttttctatcattttgcATTTTCAATTGCCACATAGTATGCTTGTATTCTTGACACTTGAATTCTTAGAGTTATTGTTTCAATTAATTGGAAACGCTATCATATATTCTTGTACATACCCATTGCACATATGGATTGTG GTGGACTATACTGTCGTGTTTGTTTTTCGGCTCTTGATGTTTGTCGATAATGGGTTTGCTGCAAGAATGG TTAATCATCTGCAGCTGCCTGAAGAGGAGCAGAAATGGGGATTTCTTATCTGGTTACTTTTTAGCTACTATGGACTTCTTTGCATTGCTTGCAT ATTGTTGCAGGAATCATTTTGGCTTAACCCCTTGCAGCGGTTGACTCGACGACAAGCACACCCAGTGCGTTCCCAACAGGGTATCCCTGTGTCTGAATATGGG TATTTTGATGAATACAAATGTGGTGCATACTCTAAGGATAAGTTAGATGAAGTGAAGGACGAATGGACGAAATATATGGTCACAAATGTTATCCCCATGGGAAGTTGGATAAT GTAA
- the LOC123899637 gene encoding uncharacterized protein LOC123899637 isoform X3 has product MVIPIMKTLVTLTQLDLQQFERITSANAGAISIKWTTSHVILQNSFKCILFQFTFMLFFPNFSIILHFQLPHSMLVFLTLEFLELLFQLIGNAIIYSCTYPLHIWIVVDYTVVFVFRLLMFVDNGFAARMVNHLQLPEEEQKWGFLIWLLFSYYGLLCIACMSVGMESFWLNPLQRLTRRQAHPVRSQQGIPVSEYGFPLKCSRPICFFPRSILMNTNVVHTLRIS; this is encoded by the exons ATGGTTATTCCAATCATGAAAACATTGGTCACCTTAACCCAGTTAGACTTACAG CAATTTGAGAGGATCACTTCTGCCAATGCTGGAGCCATTAGTATCAAGTGGACCACTTCTCATGTTATACTCCAAAATTCCTTCAAGTGTATCCTTTTTCAATTCACCTTCATGCTTTTTTTCCCtaatttttctatcattttgcATTTTCAATTGCCACATAGTATGCTTGTATTCTTGACACTTGAATTCTTAGAGTTATTGTTTCAATTAATTGGAAACGCTATCATATATTCTTGTACATACCCATTGCACATATGGATTGTG GTGGACTATACTGTCGTGTTTGTTTTTCGGCTCTTGATGTTTGTCGATAATGGGTTTGCTGCAAGAATGG TTAATCATCTGCAGCTGCCTGAAGAGGAGCAGAAATGGGGATTTCTTATCTGGTTACTTTTTAGCTACTATGGACTTCTTTGCATTGCTTGCATGTCAGTGGGGATG GAATCATTTTGGCTTAACCCCTTGCAGCGGTTGACTCGACGACAAGCACACCCAGTGCGTTCCCAACAGGGTATCCCTGTGTCTGAATATGGG TTTCCACTTAAATGCTCAAGAccaatttgtttttttcctcGAAGTATTTTGATGAATACAAATGTGGTGCATACTCTAAGGATAAGTTAG
- the LOC123898590 gene encoding uncharacterized protein LOC123898590 yields MLRAQINGFRQKEGESLFEAWERYKDMMRLCPHHGLEQWLIIHTFYNGLLYNTRLTIDAAAGGALMDKPYQEATQLIENMAQNHYQWGSERAAIEKSQTKGGMYEVSGIDHVNAKIEALSQKIESLTLSPTATIAAVQPNCELCGVPGHITSECPLLAGLDQANYVQGNTYNPGWKNHPSLSYKNNNDLFVPNTPPGFQNQIGAPVAPVAPQKSNFELMMENFVLAQTQQNKEFMNQNIHTNELIKQLANKIDSISTHNKMLETQISQVAQQQAATAAPAGTLLGQPQPNPKGHVNAITLRSGRELEDPVAKRVRARDLEKSVEKDSESVTEKDTEREPIAVEDGQKLKVKEVIENDQEKPYAPPPPYKPPIPYPQRLAKSKNPGQFEKFIEMLKKLHIDIPFIEAITQIPSYAKFLKEILSNKRKMEDIGQVECNAISENKLAPKLEDPGNFSIPCVVGRHVIDKALCDLGASVSLMPLSICKRLGLGELKPTKMSLQLADRSIKYPLGILENVPVRIGQLFIPTDFVIMDIREDIDIPILLGRPFLATAGAIINVKKGKLTFEVGDEKIEFILSQFTKSPTLKNSCCRLEKVEGHIDKPTYEQVPPDILKSHPVNDIFQNTKHKKGEDYENMLDGFRDTHDQIFKECQMLAHGKIHTVEKKLPPPLTRKKAKGKAPIRWLDVFKWISKNVEYSVKDISLKEAPS; encoded by the coding sequence ATGTTAAGAGCCCAAATCAACGGATTTAGGCAAAAAGAAGGAGAATCACTCTTCGAAGCTTGGGAAAGATACAAGGATATGATGAGACTCTGTCCACACCACGGTTTAGAACAATGGCTTATTATCCATACCTTCTACAATGGGCTGCTATATAACACTAGACTTACCATAGATGCAGCCGCCGGCGGAGCACTGATGGATAAACCTTACCAAGAAGCCACCCAGCTTATAGAAAACATGGCCCAAAACCATTATCAATGGGGAAGCGAACGCGCTGCCATAGAAAAATCCCAAACGAAAGGCGGTATGTACGAAGTAAGCGGCATAGACCATGTCAATGCCAAAATAGAAGCCCTTTCCCAAAAGATAGAGAGTTTAACTTTATCTCCCACTGCTACCATAGCCGCAGTACAACCGAACTGTGAATTATGTGGAGTTCCTGGACACATAACCTCTGAATGTCCATTACTGGCCGGACTCGACCAGGCAAATTATGTGCAAGGAAACACGTACAACCCTGGGTGGAAAAATCATCCAAGCCTCTCCTATAAGAATAATAATGATTTATTTGTGCCTAACACTCCACCAGGCTTCCAAAACCAAATAGGAGCCCCTGTTGCTCCGGTTGCCCCTCAAAAGTCAAACTTTGAACTTATGATGGAGAATTTTGTCCTAGCTCAGACTCAACAAAATAAGGAATTCATGAACCAAAATATTCACACTAATGAGTTGATTAAGCAGTTAGCTAACAAAATCGATTCCATTTCCACTCATAATAAGATGCTAGAAACTCAGATTTCTCAAGTGGCTCAACAACAGGCAGCTACAGCTGCCCCAGCCGGAACACTACTCGGCCAACCGCAACCAAATCCCAAGGGCCACGTTAACGCTATAACGCTGCGAAGCGGAAGAGAGTTAGAAGATCCCGTTGCTAAAAGAGTTAGAGCGAGAGACTTAGAAAAAAGTGTAGAGAAAGACTCGGAGAGTGTAACTGAGAAGGACACTGAGAGAGAACCAATAGCAGTGGAGGATGGACAAAAATTGAAGGTTAAAGAGGTGATTGAGAATGATCAAGAAAAACCATATGCACCCCCTCCTCCTTACAAGCCTCCTATCCCATATCCTCAAAGACTTGCAAAATCTAAGAATCCGGGACAGTTTGAGAAGTTTATCGAGATGCTCAAAAAGCTTCATATTGACATACCCTTCATTGAGGCTATAACCCAGATACCTTCCTATGCcaaattcttaaaagaaattctttcaaacaagcgaaagatggaagacattgGGCAAGTGGAATGCAATGCAATTAGTGAAAACAAGCTAGCCCCAAAACTCGAGGACCCAGGAAACTTTTCTATTCCTTGCGTTGTTGGCAGACATGTCATAGATAAAGCCCTTTGTGATCTAGGAGCAAGTGTAAGTTTGATGCCTCTATCTATCTGCAAGAGGCTCGGACTTGGAGAGTTAAAACCTACTAAGATGTCCTTACAGTTGGCTGACAGGTCTATCAAATACCCATTAGGAATACTGGAAAATGTTCCAGTAAGGATCGGCCAACTGTTTATCCCTACTGATTTTGTGATCATGGACATCAGGGAAGACATTGATATTCCCATTCTGTTAGGTAGACCTTTCTTAGCTACTGCGGGCGCTATAATAAATGTAAAGAAAGGGAAGCTTACCTTTGAGGTTGGGGATGAGAAAATCGAGTTTATACTGTCTCAATTCACGAAAAGCCCCACCTTGAAGAACTCTTGTTGTAGACTCGAGAAAGTTGAAGGACATATCGATAAACCCACCTATGAACAAGTCCCTCCCGACATACTAAAATCCCACCCAGTAAATGATATCTTCCAGAATACGAAACACAAAAAGGGTGAGGATTATGAGAATATGCTAGACGGATTTCGTGATACTCATGACCAAATTTTTAAAGAATGCCAAATGCTAGCACATGGGAAGATTCACACAGTGGAGAAGAAACTCCCACCTCCTCTCACCAGAAAGAAAGCAAAAGGGAAAGCACCTATTAGATGGTTGGATGTGTTCAAATGGATCTCTAAGAATGTTGAGTACAGTGTTAAGGATATCAGTCTGAAAGAGGCGCCCTCTTGA
- the LOC123896175 gene encoding uncharacterized protein LOC123896175 — MDQQENNQAALREDVDAMKIKMDKMLEIVQTLVNNPRSTANAGNVDWPPLGLPVGYTPPEDDSNTQIPVVNEALTTQGTHVTPEQNISEDAQLAQAPPVPAVNHGKDEVAQKYKALEERLKAVEGFSAFGIDTLDMCLVPDVIVPPKFKTPEFEKYKGAGCPKIHLKRFCMKMAAHATNEKLLIHVFQDSLSGASLDWYMQLERTQIKTWKDLIDAFLTQYSYNLNIAPNRMQLQGLSQKSNESFKEYAQRWRELAAQVQPPLLDRELVDTFMSTLQGPYYEKMIGGISSNFADLVIIGERVEDGIKSGKIPKIVKDPAGGKRFFNTSQRKKEGEANAISVGAPAQIPYSTTTPQQLQHRNQPGFRNNYEKKTVHLDRVPMPYSQILPYLLQKGMVELKHLPPMVPPYPPHFNSNIQCEYHFGALGHTIENCKAFKHKVQELIDQKLLSFKEEGPNVKTNPLPGHAGPSVNAVEESEEFKLVSEVSEIRTPLAVVGEKLIGYDVFEEMHSDCEVCLKNPSNCQKMRRCLQELMDQGLVQIGYLRVNPVIATLESQDFEPIEIPYQRSTIQTPMKTLDSMVIQVPAPFPFESTKKVPWNYLPVVSMGKEQLTIVEPHVDNITGIGGMTRSGRIFSSGQPSKSIEKTPVELAKGKGVEEKEIRDGPPRGTIPKSDAEEFLRIIHKSDYQIVDQLGHTPSKISMLSLLLTFEAHRNALMKVLEEAHVAKDITVGQFDGVVANITSSRYLGFNESELPSKGHDHNKALHIFVKCLGNILSKVLVDTGSSLNVMPKRTLDKLGSEGAAMKLSSLIVKAFDGSERAVMGEVDLPVLIGPQLFTITFQVMDINPAYSCLLGRPWIHSAGAVTSTLHQKLKFVANNKMITVLGQEDIMVSHLSSFQYIEADEEAVEVPFQALEVATVVTMKHMAKKKDGVAFTSWKAVREALEEADVEVLYEIKISPLNSLFRYKKRASQS; from the coding sequence ATGGATCAGCAAGAGAACAATCAGGCTGCGTTAAGAGAGGACGTTGATGCCATGAAAATCAAGATGGACAAGATGCTTGAAATTGTACAAACATTAGTTAATAACCCCCGGTCAACTGCAAACGCTGGGAATGTGGATTGGCCACCCCTGGGTCTTCCTGTTGGTTATACCCCTCCTGAGGATGACAGTAACACGCAAATTCCAGTCGTGAATGAGGCCCTTACTACTCAAGGAACCCATGTGACCCCCGAGCAAAATATTTCTGAGGATGCTCAGTTAGCCCAAGCCCCACCAGTGCCTGCAGTCAATCATGGGAAGGATGAAGTTGCGCAAAAGTATAAAGCCTTGGAAGAAAGGCTAAAGGCAGTTGAGGGATTCAGTGCTTTCGGGATTGACACACTAGACATGTGTTTGGTGCCAGATGTGATAGTCCCGCCGAAATTCAAAACGCCAGAGTTTGAAAAGTATAAAGGCGCTGGATGcccaaaaatccatttaaagaGATTCTGCATGAAAATGGCTGCACACGCAACCAACGAGAAGCTGTTGATTCACGTTTTTCAGGACAGCTTGAGTGGGGCGTCTCTTGATTGGTACATGCAGCTAGAGAGGACTCAGATTAAGACATGGAAGGATCTCATTGATGCTTTTCTCACGCAGTACAGTTATAACTTGAACATAGCCCCTAATCGCATGCAGCTGCAAGGATTATCACAAAAGAGCAATGAATCATTCAAGGAGTACGCCCAAAGGTGGAGAGAATTAGCTGCACAAGTTCAACCACCGCTACTAGACAGGGAACTGGTTGATACTTTTATGAGTACCTTACAAGGCCCCTACTATGAGAAGATGATAGGAGGTATCTCGTCTAATTTTGCGGACTTGGTTATCATTGGTGAGCGTGTAGAGGATGGGATTAAAAGTGGCAAGATTCCGAAGATCGTTAAGGATCCAGCCGGAGGTAAGAGATTCTTCAATACAAGCCAAAGAAAAAAGGAGGGTGAGGCTAATGCTATTTCTGTGGGGGCTCCTGCCCAGATACCTTATTCCACAACCACGCCACAGCAACTACAGCATAGGAATCAACCTGGTTTTCGAAACAACTATGAAAAGAAGACTGTGCACTTGGATCGTGTACCAATGCCATATAGTCAAATCTTACCCTATTTACTACAAAAGGGCATGGTGGAACTAAAGCACCTTCCTCCAATGGTGCCTCCTTATCCACCTCATTTTAACAGTAATATCCAATGTGAGTACCATTTTGGGGCACTTGGACACACCATTGAGAATTGCAAGGCCTTCAAGCACAAGGTCCAAGAACTAATTGATCAAAAGTTGTTATCGTTTAAAGAAGAGGGTCCCAATGTTAAAACCAATCCACTTCCAGGCCATGCCGGTCCATCAGTAAATGCTGTAGAGGAAAGTGAGGAATTCAAGTTGGTAAGTGAAGTTTCTGAAATAAGAACCCCTTTGGCTGTGGTAGGGGAGAAGTTAATTGGATACGATGTATTTGAAGAGATGCACTCTGATTGTGAGGTGTGCTTGAAGAACCCCTCCAATTGTCAGAAAATGAGGAGATGTTTGCAAGAGCTAATGGACCAAGGTTTGGTCCAAATTGGTTATTTAAGGGTGAACCCTGTTATTGCCACATTAGAATCTCAAGACTTTGAACCCATTGAGATCCCATATCAGAGAAGTACAATTCAGACACCAATGAAGACATTGGATTCTATGGTGATCCAAGTGCCCGCACCTTTCCCGTTCGAGAGTACCAAAAAAGTACCATGGAATTACCTGCCTGTTGTATCTATGGGAAAAGAGCAGTTAACCATTGTTGAGCCTCATGTTGACAATATCACCGGAATTGGAGGAATGACAAGAAGTGGAAGAATCTTTTCCTCCGGTCAACCAAGTAAAAGTATCGAGAAGACACCGGTGGAGCTTGCTAAAGGAAAAGGTGTGGAGGAGAAAGAAATAAGGGATGGGCCACCTCGTGGAACCATACCTAAAAGCGATGCCGAAGAGTTCTTGAGAATCATTCACAAGAGTGATTATCAGATTGTCGATCAGCTGGGACATACCCCTTCCAAAATCTCTATGCTGTCATTATTACTAACTTTTGAGGCTCATAGGAATGCTTTAATGAAGGTCCTAGAAGAAGCGCATGTGGCGAAGGATATTACTGTGGGTCAGTTTGATGGAGTAGTAGCTAACATTACCTCGAGTAGGTACCTGGGATTCAATGAGAGTGAATTACCTTCTAAGGGTCATGATCATAATAAAGCTTTACACATATTTGTCAAGTGTTTGGGCAACATCCTGTCTAAAGTATTGGTAGACACCGGTTCATCCTTGAACGTCATGCCGAAGAGGACTCTTGACAAGTTGGGTAGTGAGGGAGCAGCGATGAAGCTGAGTTCGTTAATAGTAAAAGCTTTTGATGGTTCTGAGAGAGCAGTTATGGGGGAGGTAGACCTTCCAGTCCTGATCGGTCCTCAGCTTTTCACTATCACTTTTCAGGTCATGGATATCAACCCCGCATATAGTTGCCTCCTTGGGAGACCTTGGATTCATTCTGCTGGCGCAGTTACATCCACCTTGCATCAGAAACTTAAATTTGTGGCCAATAACAAGATGATCACAGTGTTAGGGCAAGAGGATATAATGGTGAGTCACCTCTCATCTTTTCAATACATCGAGGCGGATGAAGAAGCTGTGGAGGTCCCTTTTCAAGCACTTGAGGTGGCAACTGTTGTTACTATGAAGCATATGGCTAAAAAGAAGGATGGGGTGGCTTTCACTTCATGGAAGGCAGTGAGGGAAGCTTTAGAAGAGGCGGATGTGGAAGt